Proteins encoded in a region of the Vitis riparia cultivar Riparia Gloire de Montpellier isolate 1030 chromosome 7, EGFV_Vit.rip_1.0, whole genome shotgun sequence genome:
- the LOC117918086 gene encoding 60S ribosomal protein L5-like — MVFSILTGTNEDNMETIGDDYSVESINGRRPFYAFLNVGFVKASTGNHMFGVLKRALDGNLNIPHGARMHAKLDLNEAMRSVDFSRLEEIDDALLFDRSLLSNMVYAEDDESLVDAEEDESILDRDQDLKPRFHSSQSHGLDDMKNEAE; from the exons ATggtattttccattttgaccggAACAAATGAAGATAATATGGAAACAATTGGTGATGATTACTCTGTAGAATCCATAAATGGTAGGAGGCCATTCTATGCCTTTCTCAATGTCGGATTTGTGAAAGCATCGACTGGCAATCATATGTTTGGTGTTTTGAAGAGAGCACTGGATGGTAACTTGAACATTCCCCACGGCGCCAGGATGCATGCAAAGTTAGATTTAaatgaggccatgagatcagtTGACTTCTCGCGTTTAGAAGAAATAGATGATGCCTTGCTGTTTGACAGAT CTCTATTGTCAAATATGGTTTATGCTGAGGATGATGAGTCACTTGTAGATGCAGAGGAGGACGAGTCTATCCTGGATAGAGATCAGGATCTAAAGCCTCGCTTCCATTCATCACAatcacatggactagatgaTATGAAGAATGAGGCGGAATAG